The Acinetobacter sp. GSS19 genome includes a region encoding these proteins:
- a CDS encoding MFS transporter — translation MLSLPIQSRLAGFYFFYYSIVGTFMPFWNLYLEDQGFDYQQIGVLSSIAIITRFFAPFIWGWIADKTGKRMLLVRIATWMEACIWFLIFIIPNNFQTVALLMLIFSFFQNAILAQFEGVTLFWLGEQRKERYGKVRKWGSIGFIVGVFGIGALLEIIPISMLPILLLCIAFLAFLWAFTIREPATAPNRQATLEPLWPIIKRPVVMSFFLIEFVMLFSHAPFYSFYSNFLNQIGFSTTQIGLLWSIGVIAEIIMFACAHLFLNRFSWRVLVAFCLVITGIRWVVVGIFSESFGFQLAAQTIHAFSFGLFHLIAMRVIFQNFSAGQQGRGQALYSTMWGLGVALGSILAGRYWQLMGGETIFMLAGAATLLGLLFIFGLPNQVEQKAA, via the coding sequence ATGCTAAGCCTTCCAATCCAGTCTAGACTTGCAGGATTCTACTTCTTCTACTATTCCATTGTGGGTACTTTCATGCCATTTTGGAATCTGTATCTGGAAGATCAAGGCTTTGACTATCAGCAGATTGGAGTTTTATCGTCAATCGCGATTATTACCCGGTTTTTTGCCCCGTTCATTTGGGGATGGATTGCTGATAAAACCGGTAAACGCATGCTACTGGTACGTATTGCCACATGGATGGAAGCCTGTATTTGGTTTTTAATTTTTATTATTCCCAATAACTTTCAAACCGTTGCCTTATTAATGCTGATTTTCAGTTTTTTCCAGAATGCGATCTTGGCCCAATTCGAAGGGGTTACTTTATTCTGGTTGGGAGAACAACGTAAGGAACGTTACGGTAAAGTACGAAAATGGGGATCGATTGGTTTTATTGTCGGGGTCTTTGGTATTGGAGCTCTGTTAGAGATTATCCCGATTTCGATGCTGCCGATCTTATTGCTATGTATCGCGTTTTTGGCCTTTTTATGGGCCTTTACAATTCGAGAACCTGCAACAGCACCGAACAGGCAAGCTACACTTGAACCGCTGTGGCCGATTATCAAGCGTCCTGTGGTCATGAGTTTTTTTTTGATTGAGTTTGTCATGCTGTTCTCACATGCGCCTTTTTATAGTTTTTACAGTAACTTTCTCAATCAAATCGGCTTTTCGACTACTCAAATCGGCTTGCTATGGTCGATTGGTGTCATTGCAGAAATCATCATGTTTGCTTGTGCCCATCTATTCCTCAACCGTTTTTCTTGGCGTGTGTTGGTGGCTTTTTGTTTAGTGATCACGGGTATACGCTGGGTTGTGGTAGGTATATTTTCAGAAAGTTTTGGGTTCCAGCTGGCTGCTCAGACCATTCATGCCTTCAGTTTTGGGTTGTTTCATCTGATAGCAATGCGTGTAATTTTCCAGAATTTCTCGGCTGGACAACAGGGGCGTGGTCAGGCGCTTTACAGTACCATGTGGGGACTGGGGGTTGCTTTGGGCAGTATCTTGGCAGGTCGTTATTGGCAGTTGATGGGTGGGGAAACGATTTTTATGCTGGCCGGTGCCGCGACGTTGTTGGGATTATTATTTATTTTTGGTTTGCCAAATCAGGTAGAACAAAAAGCGGCCTAA
- a CDS encoding helix-turn-helix domain-containing protein, protein MNAMIKQAVDHWRYVAPLLTKPETEEDFSTLVEALDELLDLVGDDESDPLMGLIHQLGDLVSAYENEHLPIPQGDGRTALAFLMEQHHLGQSDLPEVATQSVISEILNGKRQLNIRHIKALSERFNVSADTFF, encoded by the coding sequence ATGAATGCAATGATTAAACAGGCAGTTGACCATTGGCGTTATGTCGCGCCATTACTGACCAAGCCTGAGACAGAAGAAGATTTCAGCACTCTTGTGGAAGCACTAGATGAACTACTGGATCTAGTAGGTGATGATGAATCTGATCCACTCATGGGGCTTATTCATCAATTGGGTGATTTAGTCTCTGCTTATGAGAATGAACATCTGCCAATCCCTCAAGGTGATGGTCGTACAGCCTTGGCATTCTTGATGGAACAACATCACCTTGGGCAGTCTGATCTGCCAGAGGTTGCCACACAGTCTGTCATCTCTGAAATTTTGAATGGCAAACGCCAGTTAAATATCCGTCATATCAAAGCGCTCTCAGAACGGTTCAATGTTTCTGCAGATACTTTCTTTTGA
- a CDS encoding type II toxin-antitoxin system HigB family toxin: MHVITHTRIVEAIQKWPQAESALDGWYRIIKANNPKDFAEMKSLFPAVDKVGKFHVFDIGGNKIRLIAIVMYQAKKVYIRHVLSHKEYDLGKWKEG; the protein is encoded by the coding sequence ATGCACGTAATCACCCACACCAGAATTGTTGAAGCAATCCAGAAGTGGCCTCAGGCTGAAAGTGCATTAGATGGTTGGTACCGAATCATTAAAGCGAACAATCCTAAAGACTTTGCTGAAATGAAGAGCTTATTTCCCGCAGTCGATAAAGTAGGAAAGTTTCATGTATTCGATATCGGTGGTAACAAAATTAGATTGATTGCTATTGTCATGTACCAAGCAAAGAAAGTGTATATCCGTCATGTTCTATCACACAAAGAATATGATTTAGGTAAGTGGAAGGAGGGCTAG
- a CDS encoding IS3 family transposase (programmed frameshift) translates to MSGQRYTPEFKDEAVKLITERGYSVTDVAERLGVSQHSIYKWLKAVQPLRNNPDEHELLEAKKEILRLKSQLKQTEEERDILKKAAKVLCKPARVKYQFILEYSHQFKIKTMCRVLKIARAGYYAWLHEPESGRTIEDKRLLQLIRSSYDASYGIYGYRRITLDLKELGESCGPNRVLKIMKNNGIAAVRGYKKHKSYGCGRPPIVPPNHLNREFAVSTPDTSWVTDITYIRTWQGWLYLAVVLDLYSRKVIGWSMKPTLAKDIVLDALLMAVWRRRPNEPVIIHSDQGSQYSSGDWQKFCQKHNLVPSMSRRGNCWDNAVAESFFSSLKKERIKKRIYKTREMARADVFDYIEMFYNRIRRHSHLDGMSPEAFETASK, encoded by the exons ATGAGTGGACAACGATACACCCCAGAATTTAAAGATGAAGCTGTTAAATTGATTACCGAACGTGGATATTCTGTCACTGATGTGGCTGAACGTTTAGGTGTATCACAGCACAGCATTTATAAATGGCTAAAGGCCGTACAGCCTTTACGCAACAACCCTGATGAACATGAACTACTCGAAGCAAAGAAAGAGATCCTTCGTCTTAAAAGTCAGCTTAAGCAAACTGAAGAAGAGCGAGATATCTTAAAAAAGGCCGCAA AGGTACTTTGCAAGCCTGCCCGAGTAAAGTATCAGTTTATCCTTGAGTACAGCCATCAATTTAAGATTAAAACGATGTGTCGGGTTCTTAAGATTGCTCGTGCTGGCTATTACGCCTGGCTACATGAACCCGAATCAGGCAGAACAATTGAAGACAAACGGTTATTACAACTGATCCGCTCTTCTTATGATGCCAGTTATGGCATCTATGGTTATCGTCGCATCACGCTGGATCTTAAAGAGCTAGGTGAAAGCTGTGGCCCCAATCGTGTGCTGAAGATCATGAAGAACAATGGCATTGCCGCTGTTCGAGGATATAAAAAGCATAAAAGTTATGGTTGTGGCCGTCCTCCGATTGTGCCACCAAATCACTTAAATCGAGAGTTCGCTGTGAGCACCCCTGATACTTCCTGGGTGACTGATATTACCTACATCCGTACTTGGCAAGGCTGGTTATATCTGGCTGTGGTTCTCGATTTATATTCAAGGAAAGTCATCGGTTGGTCAATGAAACCTACGCTTGCCAAGGATATCGTTTTGGATGCACTTTTAATGGCGGTATGGCGACGCAGACCCAATGAACCTGTGATCATACACTCAGACCAAGGCTCACAATACAGTAGCGGAGACTGGCAGAAATTCTGTCAAAAGCATAATTTAGTTCCGAGTATGAGTCGTCGTGGAAACTGTTGGGACAATGCTGTTGCTGAATCCTTTTTTAGTAGTTTAAAGAAGGAAAGAATTAAAAAGAGGATCTATAAAACACGAGAAATGGCCCGTGCGGATGTGTTTGATTATATCGAGATGTTTTACAATCGAATCAGGCGTCATTCGCATCTCGATGGGATGAGCCCAGAAGCATTTGAGACAGCTTCAAAATGA
- a CDS encoding amidohydrolase: MKKHIGLMLTMVAASPLAMADWVDNAVQNTEKDTIQLYQRIHQNPELGNMEFKTSQLVQQELQSYGIEVKTGFAKTGVIGILKGTKPGPVMALRADMDALPMEEKSGLPFASKVRAIYQGSETAVAHACGHDAHTAMLLSAAKVLAKNRDKINGTVVFIFQPAEEGGADIDNFKQGDQVGSRKLIADGALKNPKPEVIFGLHVMAGMPSGHLYYKSGAALNSADSIRITLNGQQVHGSMPWNGRDAIVAAAQIINNMQTMVSRRADLSKGMGVVSIGQIQAGTSGNIIPEKVSMIGTLRSNHEDIRNSMQKHLPHMIESTADANEVKAQVEISPYAPVTMNDKTLTELIAPALQKAAGSGKAHVLEKNLSPSEDFAYYGKLMPALFVFLGATPEQQDMSTAAPNHNPKFVVDQNALKTGVKSHVQFVLDYPNIASKVQQAWKAN; this comes from the coding sequence ATGAAAAAGCATATCGGATTGATGTTGACAATGGTAGCTGCTAGCCCGTTGGCTATGGCTGATTGGGTGGATAACGCCGTGCAAAATACGGAAAAAGACACGATCCAACTTTATCAACGAATTCACCAAAACCCTGAGCTGGGCAACATGGAGTTTAAAACTTCACAGCTCGTTCAACAAGAATTGCAAAGTTATGGCATTGAAGTGAAAACTGGTTTTGCCAAAACAGGTGTGATTGGCATACTCAAAGGCACAAAACCAGGTCCAGTGATGGCTTTGCGTGCCGACATGGATGCTTTGCCGATGGAAGAAAAAAGTGGCTTGCCATTTGCCAGTAAAGTACGTGCTATTTATCAGGGTTCAGAGACAGCCGTCGCGCATGCCTGTGGACATGATGCGCATACTGCCATGTTGTTAAGCGCTGCAAAAGTACTCGCAAAAAACCGTGACAAAATTAACGGTACTGTGGTTTTCATCTTCCAGCCTGCTGAAGAAGGTGGGGCGGATATTGACAACTTTAAACAAGGTGATCAGGTTGGCTCACGTAAACTGATTGCTGATGGTGCATTGAAAAATCCTAAACCTGAAGTCATTTTTGGTCTACATGTAATGGCGGGTATGCCGAGCGGTCATTTGTACTATAAGAGTGGTGCGGCTTTAAACAGCGCAGACAGCATTCGTATTACATTGAATGGTCAGCAGGTTCACGGATCTATGCCATGGAATGGTCGTGATGCGATTGTTGCCGCAGCACAAATCATTAACAATATGCAGACCATGGTCAGCCGCCGTGCAGATCTAAGTAAAGGCATGGGGGTCGTGAGTATCGGTCAGATTCAGGCTGGCACCAGCGGTAATATCATCCCAGAAAAAGTATCAATGATTGGTACGTTGCGTTCAAATCATGAAGATATCCGCAATAGCATGCAGAAGCATTTGCCGCACATGATTGAAAGCACAGCTGACGCGAATGAAGTGAAAGCTCAAGTGGAGATTTCCCCATATGCGCCAGTAACCATGAATGATAAGACCTTAACCGAGTTGATTGCTCCTGCATTACAGAAAGCGGCTGGGTCAGGTAAAGCTCATGTTTTAGAAAAGAACCTTAGCCCAAGTGAAGATTTTGCTTACTATGGTAAATTGATGCCAGCATTGTTCGTTTTCTTGGGAGCAACTCCTGAGCAACAGGATATGTCAACAGCAGCACCGAACCATAATCCAAAATTTGTGGTAGATCAAAACGCGCTTAAAACAGGTGTTAAATCCCATGTTCAGTTTGTTTTAGATTATCCGAATATTGCCTCGAAGGTTCAGCAAGCATGGAAAGCTAATTAA
- a CDS encoding Dps family protein, producing the protein MANKKVKPADIDIGISKEDRAQIVQGLSQLLADSYTLYLMTHNFHWNVTGPQFNSLHNMFMDQYTEQWNALDIIAERIRALGFPAPGTYKEFVKLASIKEVEGVPKAPEMIRHLVNAQEATARTARRLFPIVDAANDQPTADVLTQRIEIHEKTAWMLRSLLEE; encoded by the coding sequence ATGGCGAACAAAAAAGTAAAACCAGCGGATATCGATATTGGTATTTCTAAAGAAGATCGGGCGCAGATCGTACAAGGCTTATCACAGCTTTTGGCAGATAGTTATACCTTATACTTGATGACACATAACTTTCACTGGAATGTGACCGGTCCGCAATTCAATAGTCTGCATAATATGTTTATGGATCAGTACACAGAACAGTGGAATGCACTGGATATTATTGCCGAGCGTATCCGTGCCTTAGGTTTTCCAGCTCCGGGCACCTATAAAGAATTTGTAAAATTGGCTTCTATTAAAGAAGTAGAAGGTGTACCTAAAGCTCCCGAGATGATTCGTCATCTGGTGAATGCGCAAGAGGCCACCGCTCGTACCGCACGTCGACTGTTTCCGATTGTAGATGCGGCAAATGATCAACCGACCGCAGATGTACTTACCCAACGTATCGAGATCCATGAAAAAACAGCATGGATGTTAAGAAGTTTGTTGGAAGAGTAA